In Erigeron canadensis isolate Cc75 chromosome 6, C_canadensis_v1, whole genome shotgun sequence, the following are encoded in one genomic region:
- the LOC122606204 gene encoding uncharacterized protein LOC122606204 gives MGNYVSCSLITKHSNSTKVIYPNGEVRKLQQPMNAAELMLESPNTFVVNSKSLRIGTRFSALNADEDLEKASVYVLFPMNRLNSVVVTADLASLFLVAKKGNGNKIGSVRVLPENAPTPPRLSVEDIEELTSPEFKQMISMCRSKKPLLETIAEEPNSSR, from the coding sequence ATGGGGAATTACGTTTCGTGTAGCTTAATAACCAAACATTCGAATAGCACAAAGGTGATCTACCCTAATGGTGAAGTCCGCAAACTTCAACAACCAATGAATGCGGCTGAACTCATGTTGGAATCGCCCAACACTTTTGTTGTGAACTCCAAATCACTCAGGATTGGGACAAGGTTCTCTGCACTTAATGCGGACGAAGATTTAGAAAAGGCGTCCGTATATGTCTTGTTTCCTATGAATAGACTTAATTCAGTTGTTGTAACAGCTGATTTAGCGTCTCTTTTTCTTGTCGCGAAAAAAGGTAATGGTAATAAAATAGGAAGTGTGAGGGTCTTGCCCGAGAATGCACCTACTCCACCACGGTTGAGTGTGGAGGATATTGAAGAGTTGACGTCGCCGGAGTTTAAGCAAATGATTTCGATGTGTAGATCAAAGAAGCCATTGTTGGAGACTATTGCTGAAGAACCAAATTCTTCAAGATGA
- the LOC122603179 gene encoding 2-hydroxyacyl-CoA lyase: MAAESIDQPAATIDCNQLVAKSLSRAGITHMFGVVGIPVTSLANRAVALGIRFIAFHNEQSAGYAASAYGYLTGRPGILLTVSGPGCVHGLAGLSNAAANAWPMVMISGSCNQQDFGRGDFQELDQIEAVKPFVKFSVKVRDIKDVCKGVFDCLDWSGSGRPGGCYLDIPSDVLHQSMTELEADKLLNDIENNRKVENDKLVNVVSKEGIEKAISLIRKAERPLIVFGKGAAIAKAENEVKDLVVKTGIPFLPTPMGKGLLPDTHELAATAARSLAIGKCDVAVVIGARLNWLLHFGEPPKWSKDVKFILIDIDEGEIELRKPCLGLVGDAKMVLKALNKEIKDDPFCLGRTHPWVEAITNKAKDNVAKMEGLLAKDVVPFNFLTPMRIIRDAIIGLGSPAPILVSEGANTMDVGRSVLVQMEPRTRLDAGTWGTMGVGLGYCIAAAVASPDRLVVAVEGDSGFGFSAMEVETLVRYQLPVVVIVFNNGGVYGGDRRNPEDITGPYKDDPAPTSFVPGAAYHVLIEAFGGKGYLVGTPDELKSALTESFSARKPAVINVTIDPYAGAESGRMQHKN, encoded by the exons ATGGCCGCCGAATCTATTGACCAACCCGCCGCCACAATTGACTGCAATCAACTCGTCGCCAAATCCCTATCACGCGCCGGCATCACTCACATGTTCGGCGTGGTCGGGATCCCGGTCACATCGTTAGCTAACCGCGCCGTCGCTCTCGGCATCCGTTTCATCGCTTTCCACAACGAACAATCCGCCGGTTACGCCGCCTCAGCTTACGGTTACCTCACCGGCCGTCCCGGCATCCTTCTCACTGTATCCGGACCCGGCTGCGTTCACGGCCTCGCCGGACTTTCTAACGCCGCCGCCAACGCCTGGCCGATGGTCATGATCTCCGGTTCTTGTAATCAACAAGATTTCGGCCGTGGCGATTTTCAGGAGCTTGATCAGATTGAAGCGGTAAAACCATTTGTTAAATTTTCTGTTAAAGTTAGAGATATTAAAGATGTATGTAAAGGTGTGTTTGATTGTTTGGATTGGTCCGGGTCGGGTCGACCCGGTGGGTGTTATTTAGATATCCCTTCTGATGTACTGCATCAGAGTATGACTGAGTTAGAAGCTGATAAGTTGTTAAATGATATTGAAAATAATCGAAAAGTCGAGAATGATAAGTTAGTAAATGTAGTGTCGAAAGAGGGTATAGAAAAGGCGATTTCTTTGATTAGGAAAGCTGAAAGGCCGTTAATTGTGTTTGGGAAAGGGGCGGCGATAGCTAAGGCGGAAAATGAGGTTAAGGATTTAGTTGTGAAGACGGGGATTCCGTTTTTGCCTACCCCGATGGGTAAGGGGTTGTTGCCGGATACGCACGAGCTAGCGGCTACGGCTGCGAGGTCATTGGCGATCGGGAAATGTGACGTAGCGGTGGTGATTGGTGCGAGGTTGAATTGGTTGTTGCATTTTGGTGAGCCGCCAAAGTGGTCCAAGGATGTTAAGTTTATtttgattgatattgatgagGGAGAGATTGAGTTGAGAAAGCCGTGTTTGGGGTTGGTTGGGGATGCGAAAATGGTTTTGAAAGCGTTGAATAAGGAGATTAAGGATGATCCGTTTTGTTTGGGAAGGACGCATCCGTGGGTTGAGGCGATTACGAATAAGGCAAAAGATAATGTGGCGAAGATGGAGGGTCTGCTGGCGAAGGATGTTGTGCCGTTTAATTTTTTGACACCGATGAGGATTATTAGAGATGCAATTATTGGGTTGGGTAGTCCTGCTCCTATACTGGTCTCAGAAGGGGCTAATACCATGGATGTTGGTCGGTCTGTTTTGGTTCAGATGGAGCCGAGGACTAGGTTGGACGCTGGGACATGGGGGACAATGGGTGTTGGTTTAGGTTATTGTATTGCTGCAGCCGTGGCATCACCTGATCGACTTGTGGTTGCTGTTGAAGGTGACTCTGGGTTCGGGTTTAGTGCCATGGAAGTCGAG ACTTTGGTTCGTTATCAGTTGCCTGTTGTGGTGATAGTGTTCAACAATGGGGGCGTATATGGTGGTGACCGAAGAAACCCTGAAGACATCACTGGCCCATACAAAGATGATCCGGCACCCACTTCATTTGTCCCTGGTGCGGCATACCATGTTCTAATAGAAGCTTTTGGTGGTAAAGGTTATCTTGTTGGGACTCCCGATGAGCTTAAATCTGCTCTCACCGAATCTTTTTCTGCACGAAAGCCTGCCGTTATAAATGTGACGATCGATCCGTATGCTGGGGCAGAAAGTGGTCGGATGCAACACAAAAATTGA